GCGCAGCGTGAAGGCCTTTGGCCGTATCGTATTCGTCGACTGTCTTTCTAGGACTGCACGTCATGTACGTCCGTTTTCGTTAAAAATACGTGGGACCCATCATGTAACGTACGGCGTTTAGCTGTCTTTCTGATAACTGTTGTTCCAATTTCTAGAGTGTTCCTACGCGTCCACTAGATAGGTGAGGCCACGCGCTAGTAACTAGTAAATGTTTtaccatatatatttataataaaaaaggacaTTCAGAAAGTGAATATTATTCCAATAAAAGATATTCTACCCCCTTGTCTCTTGGTTCATGCCTGAGTCAATGTATTGTCAACCATATTAGCAAGGTAAAATTAATGTGCAATGTTGATTTTGTGGCATACAGTTTAAGATTTAGTTTTTACCAAAATCATGGAAGAGCCAATTAGTCAAAATACAACTTTGGTAAACACAATTTTACCATATCAAATGACTATCCAAGGCGATTTGAGCTGTATAATTGAAGAAATACTTAGCTGTAGTACCGTTACACACTTTCTTTTATCatgtctttctttcttcacGTTATTTGTCACAAAAAAAGAGTGATAAACCCAACAGATACACATAAGGACACTCCTAGTTATTAACGCCAACACTCGGGCCAATCAAATAGTACAAAAATTTACCATATATTCTCTTATCGAGTACAAAATCTTAAGATAAAATGGAATACTCTTAACATtattatacaaatataaaaattcaaaatatttatatttacaaCTCGTTTCACACTCACCCTCGCTAAAAATAGTGATTCACTTGCTCTAAACACAAGAGTAATACATGAAATACCCACCCACACAATCCACCAAAGAGAGATGAGTTTTTATGGCTCATGAGTGTGTGCTCAGTCAGGCCTCAGCAAAGTCTATCTGTCTTTGCCTCTCTGTTTTTCtccaaatattttattattgccACCCCACCCCTACAATCCTTCCACTCCTTCCCCCTTATATACCCTCCGTCTCCTCTCTCCCCCAAAAAGCCCCTCccccacctctctctctctctctctctctctctctctctctctctcaagctcaagttttttttcttcttcttcattaacACAAACACATTAAGCACACAAGATTAAGCTTGTTGGGCTTAATTAGGGTTTTGTTAATACCAGAAGAAGGAAGATTTGGTTGATATTATTGGGTGGTTTTTCTGGGGCAAACAATTGAAATGACAATGAGCAACAACGTAATTAATGGGCAGTTTGGAGACACCACGCTGACCAAAGTGTTCGTTGGAGGGCTGGCTTGGGAGACTCCCAAGGAGGCCTTGAGAGAGCACTTCGACAAGTACGGTGAGATCTTGGAGGCCGTCATCATCTCTGATAAGCTCACCGGCAGATCCAAGGGCTACGGTTTCGTAAGTCTTTCCTTATTGTTTTTGCAACTTTTCCATTTTGCTGCTGGTGGTGATGTTTTGAGTCCTGGTTTTTATTTGGCGTTTGTTAATGTACATTGTAGGTCACATTCAAGGAGGCTGAGGCTGCTAAGAAGGCTTGCGAGGACGCGACGCCCGTCATCAACGGCCGCCGCGCCAACTGCAATCTGGCTTCCCTCGGGGCTCGCCGCCCCAGGTCGGCTTCAACCACcacccctcctcctcctcctcctcctcaacgAGGTATATAAACTAGCCAATCATTGTCGTGCTACATACATTGCACTTTGTACATTGTAAATTGCGACAAATTGAGGATTAAATGTCTAACGTTGCATCCAAatgatgatatatatatatatatatatatatatatatgaaggaTCGAACGGTGGCGGAGCAAGATCCATGTCACCTGCACCTGCAAATCACGTGCAGTGGTACTACCCAGCACCAGCAGGTACTCCAGCTACCCCATTCCATCACCAGCATCACCAGCCTGTTCCATTCTACGGGTACGTCTATTTTAATCACATTTTATTTCTGCTAggtctatatatatttaatataataatgtaaatattttttcttgttttcaggTACTCCCCAACCTACATTGCTGCTGATATCAGTTACAATCATGTAAGTAACTTAGTTTTCGTGTTGAATTTTAACGCTGTGAACCGTTGTTGCATTGTGAGATTTTTCTGATTTGATATTTATTCTTTGTGATACACAGAAGCTAGGCTACACAGGTGGGGCCTACATGAATGGGCATTACTCTCCTCAAGTGTACCCAGGCCAGCCTATGGTGGGGCCAAACACATTGATGCCAATGTACCCTCTTTACCACTACCACCATCAATCACATACAATGGGCTTACCTGCTCACATCTTTCCACCAACCACATCTGG
Above is a window of Prunus persica cultivar Lovell chromosome G2, Prunus_persica_NCBIv2, whole genome shotgun sequence DNA encoding:
- the LOC18785076 gene encoding probable RNA-binding protein ARP1 isoform X2, yielding MTMSNNVINGQFGDTTLTKVFVGGLAWETPKEALREHFDKYGEILEAVIISDKLTGRSKGYGFVTFKEAEAAKKACEDATPVINGRRANCNLASLGARRPRSASTTTPPPPPPPQRGSNGGGARSMSPAPANHVQWYYPAPAGTPATPFHHQHHQPVPFYGYSPTYIAADISYNHKLGYTGGAYMNGHYSPQVYPGQPMVGPNTLMPMYPLYHYHHQSHTMGLPAHIFPPTTSGHVAAVPTIMSKPASIAPNTGTVGTEEESFKKVG
- the LOC18785076 gene encoding probable RNA-binding protein ARP1 isoform X3, which codes for MTMSNNVINGQFGDTTLTKVFVGGLAWETPKEALREHFDKYGEILEAVIISDKLTGRSKGYGFVTFKEAEAAKKACEDATPVINGRRANCNLASLGARRPRSASTTTPPPPPPPQRGSNGGGARSMSPAPANHVQWYYPAPAGTPATPFHHQHHQPVPFYGYSPTYIAADISYNHKLGYTGGAYMNGHYSPQVYPGQPMVGPNTLMPMYPLYHYHHQSHTMGLPAHIFPPTTSGHVAAVPTIMSKPASIAPNTVCLAVE
- the LOC18785076 gene encoding probable RNA-binding protein ARP1 isoform X1; this encodes MTMSNNVINGQFGDTTLTKVFVGGLAWETPKEALREHFDKYGEILEAVIISDKLTGRSKGYGFVTFKEAEAAKKACEDATPVINGRRANCNLASLGARRPRSASTTTPPPPPPPQRGSNGGGARSMSPAPANHVQWYYPAPAGTPATPFHHQHHQPVPFYGYSPTYIAADISYNHKLGYTGGAYMNGHYSPQVYPGQPMVGPNTLMPMYPLYHYHHQSHTMGLPAHIFPPTTSGHVAAVPTIMSKPASIAPNTAGTVGTEEESFKKVG